The stretch of DNA GTGATCCAGCGGAACGTGTTGTAGTTGATGTCGCCCGGGTCCCAGTCGGCGCTGGTCTGCTGCTGCTCGACCTCGATGGCGTTGTAGAAGCCGGCCTTCTCGAAGGCCTTGTTCCATTCCTCGATGCCGTCGCGGATCGGCTTGCGGTAGGCGTAGGGGATCGTCTTCTCGAGCCAGAATTTGATCGGCTTCTTCGGCGTCGAGATGTCGGCCGAGGGATCAACCTTCTGCAGGTTCCAGCGCGTGATGTAACGCACGAAACGGTCGTCGGGGTCTTCCTTGGAGAAGTCCTTCACCGCCGCGAGGAAGTAGCCGATCCGGTCGTCCGCTTCGCGTGGCTTGTAGTCGGTCGAGGGGAGCTTGCTGATCGAGTAGTGGATGTTGATGGTCGCGGCGCGCGAGTCGGGGACCGTGTCGAGCGACATGTAGCCGCTCGAGGAGTAGGTCGCGGCGACCTGGATCTCGACGTTCTTGTCGTAGCCACGCACCTCCGACCAGCTGCTCCGCTGCGAGCTGAACGAGAAGCCCGGGAGCACTTGGCTGATCTGCGGCAGGTCGGTGAAGAAGACGCCCGACAGATCGACGATGTACGACCCGCTCGACCCCTTCGCAGCGATCGGCAGGCTGAACAGGATGCTATCGGTGTAGGCGAGCTTGACGGCCTCGGCGGTCGGCGAGCCGGCGTCGGCCTTGAAGCGGACGTTGCGGCGGACGACCTGGATGTTGTCCCCCTGCTTGCGGAACTGCCACACCCAGTTGTCGTCGAAGTTCCAGCTGTAGCCGCCTAAGAGCGGCGACTGGCCGATGCCCTTGGCGATCGTGATCAGGACGATGAAGTCCTTGTCCAGGTCCGCGGGCTTCAGCTCGGCGAAGAGTTTGCTGTCCGAGCGATGCAGCGTCAGCACGCCGTCGATCTTCTTCGTGTCGGAGAGGACCTTCGACGCGGGCGGGTACTTCGGCTTGGAGGAGTCGCTCGACTCGGACTTCTTGGCGTCGCCCGACGAGGAGGGCTCGGCGGAGACCGTGTCTGCGGCCTTGGCCTTGTTGGTGTCTTCCTCGCCCTTGGCCTCTTCGGCCAGCGACGGAGTAGCGCACAACGCCAGAGCGAGAGCGGTTCCGGTCGCGACAAGCCCGGTTGAAATCAAGGAGCGGCCAAAGCGGCTGGTCGAACGGCAAAACGACATAGGTAGCGTTCCGACGTGGGAAAGGCTGAGGGCCGACCGAAGTTCCACGGCGAAGGCCGCGGGCGTTAAGATCGGTGATGACGGAATAATTGGAACCGAGACTCCGAGCGATAGCCCTTAATTATAGCTTATTCTGCCCGGTTTGCTTAATCAGATTAGCCACTATCTTGCGGCTTACGAGGACCTCTACGGCGCAATGCTCCCAACCGAGGCGATCCGTCGTTCGATCGAAGACCGATTGTTGGGGCGCGAATCAATCGGGGGGATCGCTGCCGGGAGGTCCTGGGAATGGACGCCGGCGTCGGGAGGCTTGAGCGGGGCGTCGGTTTGGCGCGTGACGGATGGCAAGCAGGGCTTTGCATTCCGCTGCTGGGGCAAAGGCGCCGATCTAGCGCGTCTCGCCTGGATATCTAGTACGCTGCGTTTCGCGAAGAGTTCCGGATTAGCATTCATCGCCGCGCCGATCGGCCCCCCTTTTCACGACGCTCACGAATGCCTCTGGGAGGCCACTGCGTGGCTCCCTGGCGAGCCGCTCTCCGAATCGGCCTACGAGTCGACCGCGGTTCGAGAAGCCGTGAGCGGGCTCGCTAGGGCCCACCAGAGCCTCATGGTGACCGAGGCCCAGCCGACCAGCGGACGAACGCTCGAAGAACGGCTGTCACGAGTCCTGACGCTGCAATCCACGCCGCCGCTTTTTGACCTCAGCACGCTGACGGCGTGGCCCGAACTGGGGGAGTTGGCCGTTCGACTCACCGCCGACGCCAACCGCGCGGCAAAGCAGTTGGCGCCTTTCGCCCTCCGGGAATGGGACCTCCAGCCCATCCACGGGGACGCCCGGCCCGAGCACTTCTTGATGTCCGAGGGCAAGCTCACGGGGCTGATCGACTTCGGCGCGATGCGCCGGGACACGGTGCTAGCAGACGTGGCTCGTCTGGCGGGGGAGCTATCGCTGGGGGATGCGGCTCGCCGCGACGAGGTCGTCGGCTTCTACGAAACCGCCGCCGAACGGCCGATGGATCGGGCGGCCGTGGCGGCCCTCGACCTCGCCGGGGCGGTGCTCTCGGCGGCGAATTGGCTGCGGTGGCTGGGGGAAAAGCAGGCGGAATCCTTCGACGCGGAGCTGGTCCGCCAGCGGCTTCGGGCGATCGCCGCCAGGCTGCTAGCGTAGGCGAGCGATCAGCGTGAGCTGCGACACCCCCGCGGCGTCGCGTTGCAGCCCATAATGAACCCTCGCTAGCGGCATTGCGTTGCGAAGGCATTGCCGGGAATATTCCGCCGCCCGCTAGAATGGTGGGTGGCAGAAGAAAAAGGCGAGCCGGCGACGTGAGTCGTCGGTGGGAAGCGGGTACCCCCCCTGTTTTTCTCGATAGCATGGCTCCGACGACTCACGTCGCCGGCTCGCCGACGGTTTTGGAGATCTGGTTGATGCGTTTCGCCCGTCCCGTGTTGTTCCTCCTCGCAGCTCTCACGCTCACAGCGGGCCCGGCGGCGGCGCAGTTCAAGTTCAACCCGGACGCCGGTGGCTTCGGCGGGCTGCTCGGCGACGGGCCGCTGGGCGACGCGGAAGACACCAGCAACCTCGTGAAGCTGTCGGCGCGGTTCGCCCCCGCGGCCGACGGCAAGCCCGCGATGGTCGAGGTGACCGCCAACATCAAGAGCGGCTACCACATCTACTCGATCACTCAACCCGATGGCGGCCCGCAGCGGACGACCCTCACTCTCGATGAGTCGAGCGGCGCCGAGCTCGCCGGCGACTGGGTCCCCGACCCCGCGCCGAAGACGCACATCGACACGGAGGTCTGGATCGACCTGCCAATCGAGGAGCACTTTGGCCAGGTCACTTGGCGGGCGCCGATCGAACTGCCCGCGGGCGTCGATCCGGCGACGCTCTCGGTCACCGGCTCGGCCGACATGCAGGCGTGCACCGAGGTGGCCTGCCACAACGTCGAGGACGCTGCGTTCACGGCGGAACTCGTCGAGCCGGGCGAGATCCCCTATGCCTCGGCCGAAGGCCCGCAACCAACGCAGCCGCTCACGCCGGGGGATTCACCCCTTACCGGAACTGCGGAACCGGCGCCCCCAGCGCCCGTGACACTGAGCGGCCTCGTGCCGATCCTCGGCGCCGCGTTCCTCGGCGGCTTGATCCTCAACCTGATGCCGTGCGTGCTGCCGGTGATCGGATTGAAGGTGCTGTCGTTCGCCGAACAAGCGGGCCATCAGCGCGGCAAAGTCCTGGCGATGAACCTCGCCTACACGGCCGGTCTCTTGAGCGTGTTCATGCTGCTGGCGGCGCTGGCGGCGTTCGCCGGCTACGGGTGGGGCGAGCTCTACACGATCACCGAGTTCAAGGTGGCGATGATCGCCCTGGTGTTCGTCATGGGGCTGAGCTTCCTCGGCGTGTGGGAGATCCCCCTGCCGGGGTTCGCCGGGGGGCGTGGCGCCAATCAACTGCAGCAGAAAGAGGGCTACGCCGGCGCGTTCTACAAAGGTGTCTTTACAACGATCCTGGCGACGCCCTGTAGCGGGCCGTTCCTCGGATCGGCGATCGGCTTCACGCTGACTCAGCCCGCTTGGGTGACCTTTCTGATCTTCGGCGCGATCGGCTTTGGGATGGCTTCGCCGTACCTGCTCATCGGTGTATTCCCGAGCCTCGTGAAGACTCTGCCGAAGCCCGGCGCGTGGATGGAGACCTTCAAACAATTAATGGGCTTTGTGCTGATGGCGACGGTCGTTTACCTCATCTCGACCGTGGCGACGGACTACTACCTGCCGGTGCTGACGATGCTGGTGGCGATCGGCTTTGCGTGCTGGTGGATCGGCGTCACGCCAATAACGGCGACAACGGGCAAACGGATGACGGCGTGGGTGGGCGGCGTTGGTTCGGCGGCGGTCATCGGCTGGCTGGCGTTTGGCCTGCTCGGTCCCAGCGAGCATGGTTTGCCGTGGAAGCCCTACACCGAGACGGCGCTCGCCTCAGCGCAGACGCGTGGCAAGCCGGTACTGGTCGACTTCACCGCCGACTGGTGTCTAACGTGCAAGCTCAACCTTAAGCGGGCCATCAACACCGACCGTGTCAAAGAAGTGGTCGAAGCCAACGGCGTGACGCCGCTGCTGGCGGACTGGACCGATAAGAACGACGAGATCAAAGCGGCGATCGAGTCGCTCGGCAGCCGCAGCATCCCGCTCCTGGCGATCTACGCCCCCGGCAAGCCCGAACCGATCGTGCTCCGCGACCTGATCAGCGAAGACGAGTTGCTCGAAGCCCTCGCCGAAGCGGGCGCCGTCGAGGCCAACGGCGCGGCGACGGTGATGCCCGAGATCGAGATCGGTGAAGCCACCACGGCAACGATGCGCTGACGCTTTTCAGTATGAATGGTGGAGAGCCCACGACGCGAATCGTGGGAGTGAAGCGTGATCGAGCGCACTCCCACGGCGCGAGTCGTGGGCTCGCCGATCGAGCGAAGAGATCCCGAAGTATTGGCTTTGGCCCCCACGAGGCGTGTAAGATGGCCGAAATGGACTCCGCCCTATCAACGCCGCTCGAACCGATCGTGCCGACCTTCCCCGTGAAGCGGTTCACGGCGGATCAGTACATCGAGATGATCCGAGCGGGGATTCTAACCACGGAAGACAAGGTCGAACTCATCGACGGAGTAATCACGCCGATGGCGCCAGCGGGAGAAGAGCACACTTGGGAAGTTGTGTTCCTAAACCGGCTGTTCCGGTCGGTATGGGATACGCACTTCCTGTTCGTGCAGGGTACGATTCCCATCAACTCTGTTAATGTGTTCGACCCCGACTTCGTCCTAGTGCGTCAGGGCGAGGCAGAGCAGCAACTGCGTTATCCGCATGCTGACGAAATCGACCTCATCGTTGAAGTTGCCAAGTCATCGTTGAAGCAAGACCAGACAAGGAAGGCGGCGGCCTATTCGCAAGCCGGCATTCCCGAGTATTGGATTGCGAACATCCCCGCCAAGAGTCTCATCGTTCACCGCGAACCGTCACCGTCCGGCTACCAAAGCATCCGTACGTTCGGAATCAACGAAACAGTGACGCCATTGGCGTTTTCGGATATGAGTGTCCGCGTCGGTGACATCTTCGGCGTCTGAATCACTAACCCAACCACGTCGCAATCACCTCTGCAAACATCGCTTCGTCGAGCGTTTCGTGCGCGAGCAGGTGATCGGCGACGCCGGCGAGGGCGTCCCAGTGCGTGTCGTCGGACAAGAGGCCGTGTAAACCCACCACACGGGCTTCGAGCCATTGTGTGCGGCGCATCTCGTCGGGGACGACTTCTGCGGCTTCATCCCACGCCTGCCCCCAGTCGTGTCGCCACTCGGCCACCAGCGCCGGGTGCAATGGCTCGCCGCGGTAGATCATCTCCGCGACCGGACCGGCGAGCGCCACGAGCACCAACT from Botrimarina mediterranea encodes:
- a CDS encoding aminoglycoside phosphotransferase family protein; the encoded protein is MLNQISHYLAAYEDLYGAMLPTEAIRRSIEDRLLGRESIGGIAAGRSWEWTPASGGLSGASVWRVTDGKQGFAFRCWGKGADLARLAWISSTLRFAKSSGLAFIAAPIGPPFHDAHECLWEATAWLPGEPLSESAYESTAVREAVSGLARAHQSLMVTEAQPTSGRTLEERLSRVLTLQSTPPLFDLSTLTAWPELGELAVRLTADANRAAKQLAPFALREWDLQPIHGDARPEHFLMSEGKLTGLIDFGAMRRDTVLADVARLAGELSLGDAARRDEVVGFYETAAERPMDRAAVAALDLAGAVLSAANWLRWLGEKQAESFDAELVRQRLRAIAARLLA
- a CDS encoding protein-disulfide reductase DsbD family protein: MAPTTHVAGSPTVLEIWLMRFARPVLFLLAALTLTAGPAAAQFKFNPDAGGFGGLLGDGPLGDAEDTSNLVKLSARFAPAADGKPAMVEVTANIKSGYHIYSITQPDGGPQRTTLTLDESSGAELAGDWVPDPAPKTHIDTEVWIDLPIEEHFGQVTWRAPIELPAGVDPATLSVTGSADMQACTEVACHNVEDAAFTAELVEPGEIPYASAEGPQPTQPLTPGDSPLTGTAEPAPPAPVTLSGLVPILGAAFLGGLILNLMPCVLPVIGLKVLSFAEQAGHQRGKVLAMNLAYTAGLLSVFMLLAALAAFAGYGWGELYTITEFKVAMIALVFVMGLSFLGVWEIPLPGFAGGRGANQLQQKEGYAGAFYKGVFTTILATPCSGPFLGSAIGFTLTQPAWVTFLIFGAIGFGMASPYLLIGVFPSLVKTLPKPGAWMETFKQLMGFVLMATVVYLISTVATDYYLPVLTMLVAIGFACWWIGVTPITATTGKRMTAWVGGVGSAAVIGWLAFGLLGPSEHGLPWKPYTETALASAQTRGKPVLVDFTADWCLTCKLNLKRAINTDRVKEVVEANGVTPLLADWTDKNDEIKAAIESLGSRSIPLLAIYAPGKPEPIVLRDLISEDELLEALAEAGAVEANGAATVMPEIEIGEATTATMR
- a CDS encoding ATP-dependent metallopeptidase FtsH/Yme1/Tma family protein; amino-acid sequence: MDDDLELTAYHEAGHAFVAAYAGGKVQRVTIEPDWDDGPQRYGDTQVAWSRRRFTPRELAEKLVLVALAGPVAEMIYRGEPLHPALVAEWRHDWGQAWDEAAEVVPDEMRRTQWLEARVVGLHGLLSDDTHWDALAGVADHLLAHETLDEAMFAEVIATWLG
- a CDS encoding Uma2 family endonuclease, translating into MAEMDSALSTPLEPIVPTFPVKRFTADQYIEMIRAGILTTEDKVELIDGVITPMAPAGEEHTWEVVFLNRLFRSVWDTHFLFVQGTIPINSVNVFDPDFVLVRQGEAEQQLRYPHADEIDLIVEVAKSSLKQDQTRKAAAYSQAGIPEYWIANIPAKSLIVHREPSPSGYQSIRTFGINETVTPLAFSDMSVRVGDIFGV